The following are encoded in a window of Marispirochaeta aestuarii genomic DNA:
- a CDS encoding cyclic nucleotide-binding domain-containing protein gives MPKAINFKANSVVYFRGDVSEKIYILKSGRVNLRSNDIETGQEINEQIKTGEFFGVKSSLGKYPREETAMVLSDSTMLVFSVPEFEQVVLKNTRIIMKMLKVFSNQLRRIHQQVQNLISTSDSETDPEDGLFQIGEYYLKNKRYRQALYTFQRYLLYYPHGKYAEEATANISLAEQYSQRNVPLREENPNEVRPAARGAGLSAGAREYYDAVSLFSQQRYDEALKQFKLIVEKGDDDEYVAKSYYEMGRCLFSLNKYTETVSHFTGLIQRYPKHPDLADALFYVASAYDKEGSATKARGLFTKILNMTTEDNPVNRKSRKALKSLEGRG, from the coding sequence ATGCCTAAAGCGATTAATTTTAAGGCAAACTCGGTGGTCTACTTCCGGGGCGATGTCAGCGAAAAAATCTATATACTCAAGTCAGGACGCGTCAATCTTCGTTCCAACGATATCGAAACAGGGCAGGAGATAAACGAGCAGATCAAAACCGGCGAGTTCTTCGGCGTTAAATCTTCTCTGGGAAAATACCCCCGGGAAGAGACCGCTATGGTACTCTCGGATTCCACGATGCTTGTGTTTTCCGTACCCGAGTTTGAACAGGTCGTGCTGAAGAACACCCGTATCATCATGAAGATGCTCAAGGTCTTTTCAAATCAGCTGCGCAGGATCCATCAACAGGTCCAGAACCTGATTTCCACCAGCGACAGCGAGACGGATCCTGAAGACGGGCTGTTTCAGATCGGTGAATACTACCTGAAAAACAAGCGATACCGACAGGCCCTGTATACCTTTCAGCGCTATCTTTTATACTATCCCCACGGAAAATACGCCGAGGAGGCCACGGCAAACATCTCCCTGGCCGAACAGTACAGCCAGCGGAACGTTCCCCTGCGGGAGGAAAACCCCAACGAGGTCAGACCCGCCGCCAGGGGTGCCGGCTTGAGTGCCGGAGCACGGGAATACTACGATGCAGTCAGCCTTTTCAGCCAGCAGCGCTACGATGAGGCCCTGAAACAGTTCAAACTGATTGTGGAAAAAGGCGATGACGACGAGTATGTGGCCAAGTCCTATTACGAGATGGGCCGCTGTCTCTTTTCTTTGAACAAGTATACTGAGACTGTCAGCCACTTTACCGGTCTGATTCAGCGCTATCCAAAGCATCCTGACCTGGCCGACGCTCTCTTCTATGTAGCCAGTGCCTACGACAAGGAAGGAAGCGCCACGAAAGCCAGGGGACTGTTTACCAAGATCCTGAATATGACCACCGAGGATAATCCTGTTAACAGAAAATCCAGAAAAGCCTTGAAATCGCTGGAGGGGAGGGGATAA